The following proteins are co-located in the Ostrinia nubilalis chromosome 22, ilOstNubi1.1, whole genome shotgun sequence genome:
- the LOC135082742 gene encoding solute carrier organic anion transporter family member 1C1-like: MKVFGYLLFLALAALATMTAAYEDEDPEEAACKLDCFSRLPHEPVCGTGDATFYNECVMKCEKATLIHAGACKLEDLMNNHGISN; the protein is encoded by the exons ATGAAGGTTTTCG GTTATCTGCTTTTCCTGGCCCTGGCTGCTCTGGCGACGATGACAGCTGCATATGAAGACGAAGACCCAGAAGAAGCTGCCTGCAAGCTGGATTGCTTTTCCCGCCTGCCCCATGAGCCGGTTTGCGGCACAGGGGATGCGACTTTTTACAACGAATGCGT GATGAAATGCGAGAAAGCCACGCTTATACACGCAGGTGCATGCAAACTGGAAGACCTCATGAACAACCACGGCATCAGTAACTAA